The Gopherus evgoodei ecotype Sinaloan lineage chromosome 8, rGopEvg1_v1.p, whole genome shotgun sequence genome segment TGGCTCCCTCCACCCaatccctctgcctctccccgACTTGCTTCTGCTCAGGAGGGATGATACCCTGAAGGAGAAGGCAGTGACTATTTCTCAGAAGTGTTAAACAGGGCATTGCTTCAGCTACTGAGGAGttaagaattttcctccaggtcaaaATCTGTGCTGCTTATGAGGCAgctatttgaaatattttgtagGAGGTGAGGCTTGTAGTAATTTACAGGAGCCCTAATGTGATCAAAAGCAGGTTGAGTGTACACTGTGCAATGCAATTGGtggccagagctggggaaagccaCATAGCCTTGAACATTTAAAAAGAGGCCACCAGGCCAGGACTATTCCATAGACCCAAAGCAGCTGcaatggaggagggagggagggggaaatctggGGAAACAGGTCTCTCTCATTCAAAGCCTTTAATGTGTGAAGGTCTCGGAGAGGTGTGAGCTGTGGCTTGTGTGTGACCCTGCACTTCTGCCACCTCATATATAAAATAGGGTTGCATGTTCCAAGATCACAGAAACCTCCATGCAGCTGCTGGTTTTTATGTCAGAGCTGTTAACAGAGGCCGGCTGGCATCAGTTGGTAAATACTGCAGTAGTTTTATTACAGCTGGATTCTGTTTAATATAGTTACTTGTCTATACCTTTCATCGGGTTCACCCGAGTGAGCCCCCTTGAATAGCACAGGGGATACACTATTATGTCACTAGAGAATATTCATACTGTAGATATTGAGGCTAGCCAAGTTTCCACAAGTAGAGACAGGTAGCACTTAGGGAAGGGCTGTTTACTGATGCAATTACTGTTTTAAAGCCATGCCCAATTTTTCCCCATTCATCTTCACTAGTAAAAGCAGTTTGGTTTATACTGTGGTGAAACTAGAGTAATAAATGAGACAAGCATGTTTCTAGTTCCCTCAGTGCTTTGTAATGGGAACTGGATTCACTGAAGGGAGtatttgggtcttggggggtgTTTTTGCACTAGGGTGTACACTATGCCCAGGATACGACGAAACCAACGGAAAAAGAAATAAcctaggaccagattctcagtgCAATCACGCGTGATGAGGGACAGGGGCCTCAGCACTGAGCATCAGCGAGCTAATGCCATGATCAGACTGGCACACATTTCAAAAAAATCCATGGTGTGGCTACCCAGGCGCGGAGTAACGGAGGCCACGCTCCCAATCAAGGAGCCAGTCAGGGATCCAGTAAGCGACTGGAATTCAGCAGCGGTAGAATCAATACTCAGTCTTGGTCTGTGCAAGCCAGCCGCAGAGCATGAGCGCTGTGGTGTGGAGGAGCCTGACCTCTGCTCCATGACATCATCTTAAATGCACAAACAACAGCGTTATTTAAAATCTACTCAGCTGCTACCCCGGGTTGAGGCCTGGCCGAGAAAGGAACTTTTACATCAATGGTACACACTTGCTAGGAATGACAttttagctccactgaagtcagtcacaAAACTCccgttaacttcagtggggccaggatttcaccctagaagTGTACCAATTAAAATGTGTGTTACAGTAGTAGGGGGAAAAGGTAATCTTAGAGAAAAGCTCGTTGCGTGTACTTCTAGCTACTTCTACACACTTTGCTGTGTGGGATCACTTAAGATCAAAACGAGTTTGCAGTAGATGAGGAAAAAGTATGTTGTGCATTGACAAATGGGTAGGCTCGTTGGAATTGATTTTCCCCTTTCTCAAGTATAAAGAACTATTAAACTGTCACAGTAGCACTAGTGGAGATGAATGGAGCAGAGCTACTCAAGTGGACTAGAAACACTAGCAGATACCAAAGGAGAGTCTGAAAATATAAAGTGACAAAACCCTTAAAATTTCCCATTCTACGCGTTTCAATTGTCATGCCACAACTCTTCCTGCTTACCATCAATGCTTTTAAAGTCCAAAAGATAGCTGCGATTGTCAACCTGGTAAAGTTGTAAACTCATTTTCACATAATTCCCGGTCACTGGGTTCTTTCGACGCACTCTAAGATGATAGGCGTTCACCACCTAAAACAGGTAACTTTATTTCAGGAATAAAATTCAAGATGGTAGAAAGAACATTCCCAccccccccttcccgccccccagcGTGAAACATTTCAAGAAAAGAACATTGTCTGGAAAGAATGAttgctttaaataaataaatatcctaGTTTCTTctaaaattgtgtttgtttttttttaaaaaatgttaagtgCTTTTCAGTTAGGGTTGTGTGCACCTCTCTCGCCACCCTGTTAGCCCACATGTGTAACTCTCAATACAATCTCTTCCTTTTGTACACGGTTTATAAAGGATGTGCATGGATGGCAGGTCTGTTGGGATGTGAATCGTGTTTGTGGAGTTAAGTCTCAGGGTGCGGACGACTATGGCTCAAGCTGAATACTAGAAAAAACTTCATCGCCTACAGAACTATTTAGCTAACTTCATTCTGGGTGTAATTCCACTTCCATTTGTAGAGCTGCACCAGGGATAAATATGGCTCATTAACTCTCTGTCTTGCTGTGCATCTAACCAAGCTATTAGCTGTTGCAGACCCCAGTAcctttatttagactgtaagctcttcagggcagggattctgTTGTGCGTTTGGACAGTGACTTGGGCAATTgccatacaaataaataataccgAAAAAAGAGAAAGGGAGCAGGCTTCAAAATGACAGCAAATCAATTCACTGAACAGAGAAAGCATTTTCTTGAGGGAGAAAAGCAACACATTCCGATTTACTTCAGAAAGCAAATATTAGTGCAATGAAATGGTAATAATATATTTCTGCTCCGTTGTAACTAAACACCCTTACTCTGCCCTCTGCCTGCCAAACCAGGGAGTGGGGTAAAACTTGAATACAGTCATCTGTGTTGGAAAACAGTCCAAGGtctagaagatatgctttagtcaaatacAAGTAATTGGGATCTATACAAGGGTGACTGGGGAAAGTTCTACTGTCTGACTTATGCAGGAGAGcagactagaccagtggttctcaatcagggtatgtgtacccctgggggcaTGTAGAAGTCTTCTACATCAACTCAGCTAGAGATTTACGTAGTTTTACAACAGgggacataaaaagcactagcgaagttgGAACAAACTAAAATATCATACAATGACTTGTAGCTAGAGCAATATCTACTAtacactgcaatgtaaataaaatatttatagtcCAATTGATGTATTTTATAGTTTTATGGtttaaaatgagaaagtcaggaATTTTCAGTACTGGTGTGcagtgacacttttttgtatttttatgtctgattttgtaaaataaatcatttttaagtgaggtgaaagttgGGGTGTGCAAGACATAtcagaaaggggtacagtagttgagagccactggactagatgatctaatggttcgtTCTGGCATTATAATCTATGGTTAACTCCTTTGGGGAACCACTAAAACTTGTAATTGCCACAGTCTGTAAAGCAGCTTTCAAGCCTGTCCTGAGCTGCCTCTAATGATTGGACTCAATTAGTGCATGCAGGGGCCTGAGCTGAGCCATTTTCCCACCTGTTTCACATAGTTACCCACAAATGAATTAAACGCTGGAATCTTTAACGCATTATTATGAGTGATGTTTTAAATGCCGGCATTTCAAAAGCAGCATATGCAGCAAAGGTAACGTTCACATGCTGTAAACCATTCTAGAATGAACTACTGGGGATAAACGTAGCCGTGTCATGCCGGTGTGTCGATGGGGataggcctgattctgaactGCCTTTCATCTTGTGTTGCTATTTACCCTGGTGTAAAGTGGTTGTAAAAGGCTAATGAGTCAGTTGGTCACAGGTAAGTGACTACACAAGGCTGTGGAGAATTAGGCACAGGAGTTCTTAATGAGGGCTCAATCAATGGCAAGAATTTATCTGAGCACAGGAAAAACCAATTGCCAGCAGCTGCAAAAATACCTGTCCTGTCCCATGCCATGCACAATAGCTCAGAAAACCCTGTGAAAAGAGAATATTCCCAaagccaaaaagaaaaatcaagcaTGAGAAGTTCAGCCCCAACAGGTGCATTGTTTGGGAAGCGCTGAGTGACTGTAAGCACGAGCTAGACATAGATATACCTCACCAATCATAAGTACAGTTTCACTAGTAAAAGAACTTTTGTCCACAGAGTAACACAGCCTATCTAGCCCTTAAGAAAAGCACAAAGGGAACAGAGTGTGTAGTTTCAGGACATGTGATTGTTAGGACCCATGCAAGAGCTTTCAAAGTATTTGGTCACTAAAATTAGAAATATGACCAGCTCCTGCTTTCCCTACAGCTAAATAAGGAAGAATTATTCTTCCAACCTAGGCTGAGAAAGTTAAAATAAGGAAGTGCATATTTTATGTCCGTAATACATGTGGAGCTTATATCATGTTGAGTGTATGtaattgtaaaaataataaactagAGATGATAATACAGTGGTATTAGTTCAAAACAAACAATCTTGTAACAATACCTACTAACTGCACTGATCAATTCAGATCAGGAGAACTTATAAGAAAATGATCCTTGAAAATGTCCACAAAGCACTGATATTTCCTACCTTCCATTCAAAATCCAGCTGTTTCATAGCTCGGTACACTTCAGCCATAATGTCATATGGTTTGCTTTGACTGCGGATTCCTAGATGCCACTTGGCTTTTTTCACAGTCAGAGGTTTTGGCTTGGTAGTATTCAGCGCATCCAAGGGACACCGTGCTTTGGGACTGTCTGCTATTAAAGGAGGCATCCGCTCTGGGTGCGGTTTTACCCCCGGAGGTATGTGCATAGTGCTGTCATCCATAAATGAGCCAGTGGGAGGACTAGAGGCGAGGTAGAACTCACTGGCTTGGTTCATGATTCTCCGATTGTCAATAATAAGGTGGTAAGCTACTGCAAGCTGGTCTTGGGGGTCACCGCTATACAGACTGTTCATCACCTCCGACTCCGTGCATTCAAACTTCTCACAAACTTCTCGCACTGCGTCGTCATCAATGACATTGGCATCGTAAGAAGGATCCTCTGGAAACAAGTAAGTGGGCAAGTCTTGTTTAAACCACTCGTGTTCTctagaggaaaaagaaatgaaactgTGACTACAGAGAGAGACAGCGTAGCCATGAGTCTTATTGACAGTTGGGCAACCTAGCGGTGATTCATTCTATGAGCTGTGGCGTGGGGAGGGTCAAGGGGGTCGAAGacccctcagctggtgtaaactggcaaagCTCTGTTgtttcaatggagctacaatgATTTACACTGGTTGACAATCAAGCCTATTATTTTTAGTGATGTCTGAGTCTTCAGTTAggcagtggaactcattgccacaagacatCAGCGTGGCCAAGAGTTTGGCAGAATCTGAAACAGGCATGGCCACTACTATAATATTCTATCAAAGAAGTGCTTGTGAAAGACCTTGATTTGACAGCCCtgcaaattattaattatttatcaacACACAGGTAGCACCACAGCATGCTTCTCTCAGACTAAGATACTGCAACAATACTGACTAGAGGGGTGAGGGACAGTGCAGTTGCCATGCGGATTCTATTTTTGGTCTTTCTCTTGTAACTCCCAACAAGACTGAGAGTTGTGTGAAATAGTCACACCAAACAAAGCCAGGAGTGTGTTTGCAGGGTCTCCTGCATGTGATGGGGTGTCACCCCACAAAAGGCTTGCAAGGGTGAAGGTGGCCAGGTAGGCCAATTACCTCCCGAGCCGCAACTGGAGACGGAGTCAGGGATTTAAGTAGAACAGGCTCAGCTggacaggaccaagtaaagccTATGTAAGCTAAGAAGCTGGCAATGGGGGTGCTGCAGAtattccctgggagaagggaaggtGTATTCAGGACTATGGAGGGTAGTCTGTGGGTAGTCCCTGGGAGGAGGCTGTTGGGAGGCTGGCAGAGGGGGGGGGAAAGCAAAGACGGTGGGAGATGGTTCAGGAGAATAGTTGCAAGGAATAGGAATGCAAGCCTTGGCTGCTGACTAGAAGGCCCCTAAttagaggatgggcctgggtcccGCTACCAGCTGCTGACCAAGTGGCACCAGCAGGGCAGTGAGCAGGAACACTGCCTGAGCCCAACTGTCAAGAGGGACTTTGCTACCCCTAGATAGGGGAACgtggtgacctggctggaggggagGCTGCGGTTCCTGGAGCAAAAGGGGCCCGCAGATGCGAGAGAGAATGCTGGAGGGGTGCAATGCCTGGTCAGATCTAATCCCCAGACACAGGAGGAGGTGCCACCAGTGGTGAGTGGACCCCATGACACCACATTAATGAATATCGCCTTGGTTCACAAATCCAGGCTGATGTTCAGTTTACAGACAGGCCACCCTCCAAAAGGCACCCCCCTCTTGCTCCCTCCCCATTTTGCCTGTGCCCTCTGCAGACAGGCcctctacaggcctcccttggGATTTCAGTTTTTCTTGAGGCATGAATTGTGGCCACTGCCTTTTCCAATGCTTTCAAAGtctttgagggggaggggaggtgttcaGCATGCATCCATCTTCCATCTCCATAGGGCAGTGAGACTGTGGTAACACTGGTGGCAAACACCACTGTTTATCGCACTAGGCACCATGGGGCAACTCCATCTTAGAGACAGTGGCAAGCGAGTGTTTCTCTGCTCctgcatgggggtggagtggcCATTAAAATCTGCCTCTCGTGCATGGACTGTGGTAAGCATTGGTCACAACCTGGAGAGCATAATTTGGGTCTGGAAAAGGCGCTGCCACAAAATTGCCCCTCTAAACTTCTGGGAGCAACTAAATGGTCGTATGCAGCCTGAAGGCAGAAACACAGTGTGTAGGATGGTGTCCCAGAGCAGGAGCCCTTGGGGGGGTAGGGATCCTCATGAAAACCCACACCTACAGGATTAAGTGTGCTGCCAACCCCTAATAATAGCACCTGCAAGTGAACTGAACCATATATCATTCATCCGGCACTGCAATGTGATTATGTGTATGTTAGGAGCTGGCCTGAGACCCAAACACCCATCACATGGTAATGACTCTTGGTCACTGCTGTGCTGATGTAGCTACGAAGTGGTCACCCATCCTCCACATCCCATTACCAGCTGTCCTCCTCTCATAGTGCTCCTCCCCTAAGATGCAAATAGATCCACTAAACTAAGAGACTTGAAAATAAAGGCACCACTTTCACTTTAGGACGACGTGGCACTATAAAACCATCCTTTCCAAATGAATTAAATACCCAAGGACTTTTGGATGGTTGTGACATTTAAATGCTATTTTTAAGACATCACTTAGATTTAATGATTCTTATGTATTTCACAAAAATAGAGAATGCTCCTAGTTTACAACACTGTACTAAATTATATTCAGTTTCTAAGAATCTTTAAGTCCTGCTGTCAGACAtgcatttttaattatatttaaaggCCCAAACATCTACTAAAGAATCTCAGTGCTCACATTAACCTGAATTTATATGGTAATGTGAACAGATAGAGGTACAGCAGCATCTTATTAATTTGCTAGATGAGAAAATTATACTACATTTAAAGGTGAGCCATTTGCCCTCATTAAGGAACATTTTTCATGTGTTTAATTCTGAGAGTTAGGGCTGTGGATCCTGCGTTCTTGGTCTATGCATCTTTTCATGTTTGCTGTGACTCTGCATATTAAATACACTGTATGCTGAAACTGCATTCAGAAGGAAGaagtttttaaattaagtaacaaaacatggctgatgaatgctaATTTCTTAGCATTACTGCATCATATGGCTACTTTTGCCAAGCACCGTTAAGGatacttcagaccattttatAATGCAATATGAAAGGTCCTCGTTACTTGCTGAAATGCACCTACTAACCTTCAGAAACTATGGTATGTTGACACTTAAAAAGCTGCTGCTGCATGACTGTAGCacgtcagtgtagacactcactacagcaatgggaggggttcttcCGTCACTGTCATTAATATACCTACCTGAGATGCAGTAGGAagctcaacagaagaattctccaTCAacttagcactgtctacactagggtttaGGTCGGCATAGCTACATTTCttagggtatggatttttcatgccATGAGAGATGTAGCTTTGCCATTGTATATTTTCAGCTAGCCCTGAGTTCCACAACACAGCTTGCCCACCACACACAAGGTCTATTTGAGGAGAGAAGCTTCTGCTGTGACTTCTGACATGTGACATTACCTTATGTTCTTGATAGTTGCTCGCTTGAGTGGGTCAACCTGCAGCATGTGCATGAGGAGAGTGGCAACTGAACGGTTGAGGTATTCGGGGATGTAGAAAACACCTCCACGGATCTTCTTAAAGAGCGTGGGAACGTGTTCATCGTCGAATGGCAGCGTCCCGCAGAGAAGAGCATAGAGAATAACACCACAACTCCAGATATCCACTCAGGGCCAGCATACAACCTAAACAAAGTCAGGACAACAGAGAAGATTTCTTTTCCATGTTTTGTCTGTTTGCCAATCGGCATTATATGCTTTGTAGTAGAAGTTATAATATAGCAGAGGAACTTTAAAAGTGGACCCTGCAGGTTAAATGCTTCAGTTTGTACTCCTACTCCAGTGCCCTAAAACTCAGCCTCACTGTAGCTTCTCTGGTTCTCTCAGACTGAGACATGGAGGTGCAACCCAGAGACTAATTAATCTAAGAGGCTAGGAACCAAGTTTGCTCTTCCTCTCCAACAGCCCTGTGAAAGCTTGTTTTCTTGTTCCAATGGCTGATGGACTCAGCCAACTATTTCTATACATCCACCAAGGCAGATATAACTACAAGCAAATATTACACCTgtgtacatttatatttttaatgtaagAAATCTGTATTCAAGTCCGATCCACTACTTAGGCTTCTAGGAAACTGCTAACGTGGGCTCGGTTATCACAAAGCTTGGGTGCCCTTGATACACTCCTTTGATTATTGAGGGTTGGATTTTTTTCAGTAATATTGTGTACATGCTCCTCCTTGGCCAAAATTTCAAAAGTTGGATGCCTAATGTTGGGCTCCTACAACCATACTCTGGC includes the following:
- the PRKAA2 gene encoding LOW QUALITY PROTEIN: 5'-AMP-activated protein kinase catalytic subunit alpha-2 (The sequence of the model RefSeq protein was modified relative to this genomic sequence to represent the inferred CDS: inserted 1 base in 1 codon) — protein: MAEKQKHDGRVKIGHYALGDTLGVGTFGKVKIGEHQLTGHKVAVKILNRQKIRSLDVVGKIKREIQNLKLFRHPHIIKLYQVISTPTDFFMVMEYVSGGELFDYICKHGRVEDTEARRLFQQILSAVDYCHRHMVVHRDLKPENVLLDAHMNAKIADFGLSNMMSDGEFLRTSCGSPNYAAPEVISGRLYAGPEXDIWSCGVILYALLCGTLPFDDEHVPTLFKKIRGGVFYIPEYLNRSVATLLMHMLQVDPLKRATIKNIREHEWFKQDLPTYLFPEDPSYDANVIDDDAVREVCEKFECTESEVMNSLYSGDPQDQLAVAYHLIIDNRRIMNQASEFYLASSPPTGSFMDDSTMHIPPGVKPHPERMPPLIADSPKARCPLDALNTTKPKPLTVKKAKWHLGIRSQSKPYDIMAEVYRAMKQLDFEWKVVNAYHLRVRRKNPVTGNYVKMSLQLYQVDNRSYLLDFKSIDDDVMEQRSGSSTPQRSCSAAGLHRPRLSIDSTAAEFQSLTGSLTGSLIGSVASVTPRLGSHTMDFFEMCASLIMALAR